A window of Mytilus edulis chromosome 10, xbMytEdul2.2, whole genome shotgun sequence contains these coding sequences:
- the LOC139493025 gene encoding uncharacterized protein gives MQRGSRVTKTNLETLIECVSNQTVLMRTRGRGRGRGGRGRGRIVSVAPETETTNTQETNEQTQNSDTEQPANTNKEKRKRSKPLEIPQEKQDELADCSLSVEDTALKYTRWQAKANELGVEDWKTLRTWVESMRSQLGRLTREGNKSGSGRKDDTQRDKWIKEKFGFLGPHIARIETRGGINLKEKLKAKYGTDACVDSPSEHEDEEESQEDDERRSQCNLEETSSTIDIPSPIVTTKTKKKYQKMQSPVEKDIQEAIKQSSELQKQVQAKLASHADMTPERQNWGHWMVSILPGIDDRLWGRFKRESMDLLDRFQNESKELRSRDKQRLQQLQGFTGQQSALDVPMGSFCNQSSNGGYLPASLHGSSNISYLDRTSPFCKTGLKLKQTLNL, from the exons ATGCAAAGAGGGAGCAGAGTAACTAAAACAAATCTGGAGACATTAATAGAG TGTGTTTCAAACCAGACCGTTCTGATGAGGACCAGAGGCAGAGGAAGGGGTCGTGGTGGGCGTGGCAGAGGCCGCATAGTTAGTGTGGCGCCTGAGACTGAAACAActaatacacaagaaacaaatGAGCAAACACAAAATAGTGATACTGAACAGCCAGCTAATACCAATAAAGAGAAGCGCAAAAGAAGCAAGCCATTAGAAATACCACAAGAAAAGCAGGATGAGTTGGCAGATTG CTCATTATCAGTAGAAGATACTGCTCTCAAATATACACGATGGCAAGCAAAAGCTAATGAGCTAGGGGTAGAGGATTGGAAGACTCTCAGGACATGGGTTGAGTCAATGAGATCTCAGCTCGGAAGACTGACACGAGAAGGCAATAAATCTGGTTCAGGCAGAAAAGATGATACTCAAAGAGACAAATGGATCAAAGAAAAATTTGGCTTCTTGGGTCCACATATTGCCAGAATAGAAACCAGAGGAGGAATAAAC CTGAAAGAGAAACTCAAGGCAAAATACGGAACAGATGCTTGCGTCGATTCTCCCAGTGAACATGAGGACGAAGAGGAAAGTCAAGAAGACGATGAAAGAAG atCGCAATGTAATCTTGAGGAGACGTCCAGCACAATAGATATTCCCTCTCCTATAGTTACaacaaaaacgaaaaagaaatacCAGAAGATGCAATCTCCAGTTGAAAAAGACATCCAGGAAGCAATAAAACAGTCTTCTGAATTACAGAAACAAGTGCAGGCTAAGCTGGCTAGTCACGCGGACATGACACCCGAAAGGCAGAACTGGGGACATTGGATGGTCAGCATTCTTCCAGGTATTGACGACAGATTGTGGGGGAG GTTTAAAAGAGAGAGTATGGATCTATTGGACAGATTTCAAAATGAAAGTAAGGAGCTACGCAGCCGTGATAAACAACGTCTTCAGCAACTGCAG GGATTCACTGGTCAGCAATCTGCATTGGATGTTCCCATGGGCAGCTTCTGTAATCAATCAAGTAATGGTGGGTACCTACCTGCATCATTGCATGGCAGCAGCAATATCAGCTACCTGGACAGGACGTCGCCTTTCTGCAAAACCGGTCTAAAACTCAAGCAGACATTGAACCTATAA